From Cyprinus carpio isolate SPL01 chromosome A7, ASM1834038v1, whole genome shotgun sequence, a single genomic window includes:
- the casp23 gene encoding caspase-23 isoform X1, producing MTEEDNWDEDLEEDAAIANLVHQLNIHKQHIGKSDRNSEVRPLNERVDFVALPCGHRMPTDYVVAWFKCYLKQKKTEFSCPRFNEVQGKSCGLKLSYQDLCQLIPLTDKQREFLEENLAALVARRLFDFKACPGCQSHVERRDRSNLCVNCIICTANLKRNYYFCWSCRREWKGPANNSVQCGNTGCGQRARTSDPLIGCKPEFKMKMLREKGDDIYPIKDKSNDRKRLALLINNVEFKNLDDRTGADKDELRMEVLLKGLGYTVITLRDLSAQGMLSAMRDFAQREEHSESDSCFVVLMSHGDASGISGVFDSFDSEDEEDIFPTDEIFNCLNTPNCAGLRDKPKIILIQACRGATCLGKFCPVTDKEGSVDVPDAVPRRNRGKEHREKDFCCLRSCTPDTVSYRNQENGSHFIQDIVEIFNQHAHQDHIEKLFRKVLKKFKIMHPDQMPCKERTTLSKRFFLFPGL from the exons ATGACGGAAGAGGATAACTGGGATGAAGATTTGGAAGAAGACGCCGCGATAGCAAACCTCGTCCATCAATTGa aTATCCACAAACAACATATTGGGAAATCAGACCGTAATTCTGAAGTACGGCCATTAAATGAAAGAGTGGACTTTG TTGCACTGCCCTGTGGTCATCGAATGCCGACAGACTATGTTGTTGCTTGGTTCAAGTGTTACCTAAAGCAG AAAAAGACTGAGTTTTCCTGCCCTCGTTTTAACGAGGTTCAGGGGAAATCCTGCGGTCTGAAGCTCTCTTATCAGGACCTCTGTCAGCTGATACCACTGACAGACAAACAACGGGAATTCTTGGAGGAGAACCTCGCTGCTCTTGTTGCTAGAAGGCTGTTTGACTTTAAAGCT TGTCCAGGATGTCAGTCTCATGTGGAAAGACGAGATCGAAGTAACCTGTGTGTAAACTGCATTATCTGCACGGCCAACCTGAAACGAAATTACTACTTCTGCTGGAGCTGCCGCAGGGAGTGGAAGGGGCCGGCCAATAATTCTGTGCAATGTGGCAATACTGGCTGTGGACAGAGAGCG AGAACTTCAGATCCTCTTATAGGATGCAAACctgagtttaaaatgaaaatgcttagAGAAAAGGGAGACGAT ATTTACCCAATAAAAGACAAATCCAATGACAGAAAACGTTTGGCACTGCTTATCAACAATGTAGAATTTAAAAACTTAGATGACAGGACCGGGGCAGACAAGGATGAGCTGAGAATGGAAGTGCTGCTTAAAGGTCTGGGTTACACTGTGATCACACTCAGAGACCTCAGTGCACAG GGTATGCTTTCTGCCATGCGAGACTTCGCCCAGCGAGAGGAACACTCTGAATCGGACAGCTGCTTTGTGGTGTTGATGTCCCATGGAGATGCCAGTGGAATCAGTGGGGTTTTTGACTCTTTCGACAGTGAAGATGAAGAGGACATTTTTCCAACAGATGAAATTTTTAATTGCTTGAACACTCCGAACTGTGCTGGATTGCGGGACAAGCCAAAAATCATCCTTATCCAGGCGTGTAGGGGTG CCACATGCCTTGGCAAATTTTGCCCTGTTACAGATAAAGAAGGCAGTGTGGATGTCCCGGACGCTGTGCCAAGACGCAACAGAGGTAAAGAGCACCGTGAAAAAGACTTCTGCTGCCTGAGATCCTGTACTCCAG ATACTGTGTCCTACAGAAACCAAGAGAATGGTTCACATTTCATCCAAGACATTGTGGAAATATTTAATCAGCATGCCCACCAGGACCACATCGAGAAACTCTTCAGAAAG gTCCTTAAGAAGTTTAAGATTATGCATCCGGATCAAATGCCATGCAAAGAAAGAACAACATTATCTAAGAGATTCTTCCTCTTCCCTGGGTTGTAA
- the casp23 gene encoding caspase-23 isoform X2 — protein MTEEDNWDEDLEEDAAIANLVHQLNIHKQHIGKSDRNSEVRPLNERVDFVALPCGHRMPTDYVVAWFKCYLKQKKTEFSCPRFNEVQGKSCGLKLSYQDLCQLIPLTDKQREFLEENLAALVARRLFDFKACPGCQSHVERRDRSNLCVNCIICTANLKRNYYFCWSCRREWKGPANNSVQCGNTGCGQRARTSDPLIGCKPEFKMKMLREKGDDIYPIKDKSNDRKRLALLINNVEFKNLDDRTGADKDELRMEVLLKGLGYTVITLRDLSAQGMLSAMRDFAQREEHSESDSCFVVLMSHGDASGISGVFDSFDSEDEEDIFPTDEIFNCLNTPNCAGLRDKPKIILIQACRGDKEGSVDVPDAVPRRNRGKEHREKDFCCLRSCTPDTVSYRNQENGSHFIQDIVEIFNQHAHQDHIEKLFRKVLKKFKIMHPDQMPCKERTTLSKRFFLFPGL, from the exons ATGACGGAAGAGGATAACTGGGATGAAGATTTGGAAGAAGACGCCGCGATAGCAAACCTCGTCCATCAATTGa aTATCCACAAACAACATATTGGGAAATCAGACCGTAATTCTGAAGTACGGCCATTAAATGAAAGAGTGGACTTTG TTGCACTGCCCTGTGGTCATCGAATGCCGACAGACTATGTTGTTGCTTGGTTCAAGTGTTACCTAAAGCAG AAAAAGACTGAGTTTTCCTGCCCTCGTTTTAACGAGGTTCAGGGGAAATCCTGCGGTCTGAAGCTCTCTTATCAGGACCTCTGTCAGCTGATACCACTGACAGACAAACAACGGGAATTCTTGGAGGAGAACCTCGCTGCTCTTGTTGCTAGAAGGCTGTTTGACTTTAAAGCT TGTCCAGGATGTCAGTCTCATGTGGAAAGACGAGATCGAAGTAACCTGTGTGTAAACTGCATTATCTGCACGGCCAACCTGAAACGAAATTACTACTTCTGCTGGAGCTGCCGCAGGGAGTGGAAGGGGCCGGCCAATAATTCTGTGCAATGTGGCAATACTGGCTGTGGACAGAGAGCG AGAACTTCAGATCCTCTTATAGGATGCAAACctgagtttaaaatgaaaatgcttagAGAAAAGGGAGACGAT ATTTACCCAATAAAAGACAAATCCAATGACAGAAAACGTTTGGCACTGCTTATCAACAATGTAGAATTTAAAAACTTAGATGACAGGACCGGGGCAGACAAGGATGAGCTGAGAATGGAAGTGCTGCTTAAAGGTCTGGGTTACACTGTGATCACACTCAGAGACCTCAGTGCACAG GGTATGCTTTCTGCCATGCGAGACTTCGCCCAGCGAGAGGAACACTCTGAATCGGACAGCTGCTTTGTGGTGTTGATGTCCCATGGAGATGCCAGTGGAATCAGTGGGGTTTTTGACTCTTTCGACAGTGAAGATGAAGAGGACATTTTTCCAACAGATGAAATTTTTAATTGCTTGAACACTCCGAACTGTGCTGGATTGCGGGACAAGCCAAAAATCATCCTTATCCAGGCGTGTAGGGGTG ATAAAGAAGGCAGTGTGGATGTCCCGGACGCTGTGCCAAGACGCAACAGAGGTAAAGAGCACCGTGAAAAAGACTTCTGCTGCCTGAGATCCTGTACTCCAG ATACTGTGTCCTACAGAAACCAAGAGAATGGTTCACATTTCATCCAAGACATTGTGGAAATATTTAATCAGCATGCCCACCAGGACCACATCGAGAAACTCTTCAGAAAG gTCCTTAAGAAGTTTAAGATTATGCATCCGGATCAAATGCCATGCAAAGAAAGAACAACATTATCTAAGAGATTCTTCCTCTTCCCTGGGTTGTAA